From the Halobacterium zhouii genome, the window GGGGAGGCCATGCATGTCGTAGCCCGGCCGGTCCGTGACGCGGTACCCCTGCATCCGGAGGTGGCGGATGTAGACGTCCTTCAGGCTCTTGTTCCAGGCGTGGCCCATGTGCGCGGACCCGGACGTGTACGGCGGCCCGTCCACGAAGAAGAAGGGGTCGCCGTCCGCCCGGTGTTCTTTCACTCGCTCGTAGGCATCGACGTCGTCCCAGTACGACTCCACCCGCTGTTCGACGTCCTCGGGGTCGTACTGGTCCGGCGCGTCACCGAAGTCGCTCATACCCGAATCCGACTCGCTCGCTCCTAAAAGGATAATCGGTTGTACAGTCGCCCGTCCAACGGGCGGGGGTCGCTACGACGCGCTGGCGATGCGCGGCCGGACGACGTCGCGGAACACGAACAGTCCCGCCACGCACGCCACGAGGCCCATGCCGACCAGCCACGCCGCCAGCATCGTGTCGCCGCCGCCGAACGCGCTGAACCCGCGCATCTCCGTGACGACCCCCGCGCCGAACAGTCCTGCACTCAGCACCGCGTACAGGAGCGTCGCCGCGGCGTCCGCCAGTGAGTTGAGCATATCCCCTCGTATCCGCTCGCGGTTCAAAGCCCTTCTGCAACGGCGGGACGACCGACGTGGCGGGTGAGACCCAAGTCGGACGTCGGAACGCTTAGGACAGACTGCGGGGAACGTGGCCCATGGGACGGCACGGAAACCCAGACTACGGAACGCTCGCCAGCCTCGCGCTCGTACTCGTCGGGTTCACCGGCGCGTCTGTCGGCGCTGGCACGCTCCCGGGGTGGGAGATCACGCTGCTCACCGACCTCGAGATCCTCGGCGTGCTCGGCCTCCTGCTCTGTCCGTTCGTCTTCGGCATCGTGCTCCCGCTGACCGAGTAATCTCGCTGCGAGTACGCTTTTGGTGCCGGAGCGCGAGAACCCGGATATGAGCGAGGACTGCATCTTCTGTTCGATTGTCGACGGCGAGATTCCCGCGCGCGTCGTCCACGAGGGCGAGGAAGCCATCGCGTTCCTCGACGCGAACCCGCTCGCGCCCGGGCACACGCTCGTCATCCCGAAGACCCACAACGAGCGACTCGCGGACATGGACGAGGACACCGCGAACGCCGTCTTCCAGACGCTATACGACCTGGTCGACGTCGTCGAGAGGGGCGTCGACGCGGACGGCGCCAACGTCGGGTTCAACGACGGCGAGGCCGCCGGCCAGGAGGTGCCCCACGTCCACGGCCACATCATCCCGCGCTTCGAGGGCGACGGCGGCTACCCGCTGCACGCCGTCGCCGGCGAGTCGCCGGACCTCTCCGAGGACGAACTCGACGAGATAGCGAGCGACATCGAATCCCGCGCGAACGACTAACCGAACGCCGACTCGGCGAAACCAACGCCGCTGTCGTCGAGACTGAATGACGCTGGCCAGCGGACGCCACACATCTGTCAGCGGGCAGAATGCACGAATTTTAGTACGAGAACGAGACGAAACTACTGGCATGGACACACGAACCGCCGCGTTCGTCGGCGTCGCCGGCGGCGCGGGCGCGACCCGCCTCGCCGTCGAAACCGCCGCCGTACTCGCCCGCGACGGCGCGTCAGTCGGCGTCCTCGACGCCGCGTTCGCCACGCAGGGCCTCTCGCAGTACGTCGCCGGCCGCATCGACGCGGACGCCACCGAACTGTTCGCGGACGAGACAGTCGACCCCGCGGACGCCCGGTACGACCTCGTGAGCGACACCGCGGACGACCGGGCGTCCGACACGGCCGGCGAACTCGCGGCGTACCCCGCGTTCGCGCCGTTCGCGGCGCTCGCCGAGGCGAAGACACCGACCGCCGCCGAGCGCCTCGGCGACCGGCTGACCGACCTCGCCGACGCACACGACTACGTCGTCGTCGACACGCCGCCGGTCGCCAGCAACCAGGCCGTCGCCGCGGTCACGAGCGCCGGCCGCGTCGCCGCCGTGCTGCCGGCCGGCGACCGCGGCGTCGACAGCCTCCAGCGCGCCCGCGGCCGCCTCGCAGACGTCGGAAGCGGCGGCGAGTCGGACTCGTCGACTCGTCAGACAGAGTCTGACGGCGGGTTCGACCTCGCGATCGCCAACCGAACGAGCGAGAGCATTCCGGACGCCGACCTCGCAGTCCCCGAGCACGCGGAGACGGGCGTTCCGACCGCGCCGGTCGCGCTCGACGGCGACGGAGCGTTCACCGCTTCGGTCGCTTCGCTCGCGGAATCCGTCTTCGACACCACCGTGGACGTCGACATCGCGGACGAGTCGCTGCTCGAGGAGGCGCGTCGTAAACTGCCGTAGGCCGACCTGTCGACCTCGGCCGCCAGAACTACCGCGCGTCGCCCTCGGGCATCGCCGCGCCGAGGGCGTCCTGTTTCTCGACCATCGCGTCGCCCGCCGCGGACAGCGCGCTCTCCACCGCCTCACGGGCGTCCGGAAGCGTGTCGTGCGTGGCGACGTATGCCGCGAGCGCGAACTCGCGCTCGCTCGCGCCGGTGAGTTCGAGCGCGTCGGTGCGCGGAATCCGGGCGTCCAGCCAGTCCGCGAGCACGTCGCGCTGGATCGGGGAGAACGGCGTCAACCCCTCGAACCCGAGGCAATGGAGGGTCTTCGCCGCCGTCACCGGCGGCACGTCCCCGGCGTCCGCGGCGTCCCCAACGCTCGCGCCGCCCGCAAACGCCTCCGCCAGTTCCGCGGCGGTCGCCGCGTCGACGGGCAGGTTGTCCGCGAGCGGCTCCAGCCGGTCGGCGAGTGGCGCGTCGGTGCGGTCGACGCTCGCCACGCCGCGCTCGCGCTGGCGCGTCGTCACGGTCAACCCCGCGGCGATGTCCGACAGCCCCATGCGAATTGATTGTAACCTCCTTCACTTAAATTTTCGACCGATAGTACTCTCGGGAACCGGCGCCCGCCCAGTGAACGTACCGGTCACCGGTACGTTCTCCCCGTCGAAATCGCCCGCATACGGTGGGTTCGTCCCGCGTTTAAATACTCCTCCCGGGCCTACGTTCAGGTGTGATGAGTCAGTCAGCGACCTGCCCCGAGTGCCAGGGGGACGTGCACCGCCGAAACACCGAATCCGTCTGCGCGAACTGCGGGCTCGTCGTCGACGAGGACCGCATCGACCGCGGGCCCGAATGGCGAACCTTCGAGGGTGACGACCGCAACCCCGAGCGCACCGGCGCGCCGCTCACGCGCTCTCGCCACGACCGCGGCCTCTCGACGAAGATCGGGCGCTCCACCCGCCTGAAGGGGCGCAAGCGCCGCCAGTTCGCGCGGATGCGCCGCCAGCACAAGCGCGCGTCCATCCCGTCGAAGGCCGACCGCAACCAGGTGTACGGCTTCACCGACATCCGCCGGCTCGTCGGCGCGCTCTCGCTCCCGCGGAGCGTCCGCGACCAGGCGTGCGCGCTGTTCGACTCCGCCCAGAGCGAGGGACTGCTCCCCGGGCGCTCCATCGAGGGGTTCAGCGCCGCCGCGGTCTACGCGGTCTGCCGGACGAACGGCGTCTCGCGGACGCTCGACGAGGTCGAGGAGGTCGCGCGCGCAGACGAATCCGAGATTCAGGCGGCTTACGACGCGATGAACCGCGAACTCGGCCTCCCCACCGGCCCCATCGACCCGCGAGAGTACCTCCCCCGGTACGCCACCGAGCTCGACCTCGGGAACGACGTCGAGCGCGCCGCACGTGGCTTCGCGGACACCGCCGAAGAACGGAACCTGGTCTCCGGCCGGAATCCAAGTGGCGTCGCGGCGGCGTGCCTCTATGCCGCCGCCCAGGAGCACGGCGTCGGGCTCACGCAGGCCGACGCCGCCGACGTCGCCGACGTGACGGCCGTCACGCTCCGCTCGAACTACTACGACCTCCAGGACTGACCGACGGCGGGAAAAACAGTAGGCAGCGAACTACTCCTCGCAGACTCGCACCCGCTCCGCGAGCGACGCGTACCCCCTCGCGGCCTTCGACTCCGGCGCGACGGTGCGCACGGGTCGCCCCGACGCGAGCGCCGCGTCCACCCGCTCGTCGGCCGGAATCGCGACGACCGGCGCGCCCAGCGTCTCCGCGACGCGCTCGCTCGACCCACGCGCGCGATTGTACGCGACCGCTGCGAGCCCCGCGTCCAGTTCCACCGCGAGCGACCGCGCCCGCAGCGCGTCCGCGATGGCCGCGCGGTCCGGCGTCGTCACGAGCACGCTGGCGTCCGCCGCGAGCAGCGGCAAGCCGACGTCGGCGCGCAACCCCGCCGGACAGTCCACGACCGCGTCACCGTACTCCTCGTCGACGCGCTCGAGAACCCCCACGAGTTCGCGGGGGTCACCCTCGCGCGCCCCCGCCAGCGTTCGCCCGCAGGGCAACCGACGGACGCCCGACGGACCCTCGTAGCCCTCGTCTTGCACCGCCTCGACGGCGGTCGCGCGGCCCGCGAGCACGTCGTGGAGGTCCGGGCCGCGTCCCGCCGGCACGTCCGCCATCCCGAGGTCCGCGTCCACGAGCACGGCGCCCAGTTCGGCGGCGAGGTTCAGCGCCGTCGTCGTCTTCCCCACGCCGCCTTTCCCGCCGCAGACCGCGAGAATCACCCATCTCGCCTCGATTCACGGCCCTCGCCGCGCCCCGCCTCGGCGGCGGCCGCCTCCTCGCCGCCGACCGACTCACGGAGCACGCTCGTTCGCGCCGCGAGCGCCCGCAGTCCTTCGCGGTCGCGGCGCGTGTTCTCGCCGTCGCTCGCGCGCCGAGAAACCCCATCGAGCCACTCCCGTACGCCGTCGGGAAGGTCGGTCGCCGGCGGCGTCACCGCGTCCCGGGGCGGCCGCGGGTCGCCGAGGTCGTCGAGTGTCGCCGCGGGCGTCGGGTCGCTCGCCGCGCGCTCGCTCCACACGACATCTGCTGGTGGGTCTGTGGGCGGTGCTCGCGTCGCGTACCCCACGGGCCGGGTTTCCCCGGCGTCGACGACGCCCTCCCAGCCGCCGTCGTCCCAGCCGGCGATCGGTAATCCGTTCGTCCGCGGCGGCAGCACCGACCCACCACAGCGGTCCGCGACCCTGACTCGCCGCGGGTCGTCGCTGTCGTTGGTCACGCGCGCCGCGACGAGCGTCACCCCACCGCGCCGGAACGCCTCCGTCTCCAGTCGCATGGCGTAGGGTGGTGGCGCTATCGGGCTTAAAGTTCCACCAGCAACACCGGCGCGTCGAGGGCCGCTCGCGCTCGGGGCGCGCGCTCGAAGACGTCGGCGACGACGAGCGGCGCACTCAACCGCGCCACGCGCGCTATCGCCGCCACCGCCGCCCACGCAGGGCCGTCGAACTCGCCGAGGGGAGCAGGCTCGCCCGGCACCGGCAGCGCGGAGAGGGCCCGCTCGAACGACGGCGTGAACGCCGCCGCGAGCTCCCGGCGAGCCCCCCGCCGGAGGTTCTCGCGTCGGTCCTCGAGTTCGAGACGGCGCTCCCGAGCGTCTCGAGCGTCACGCGCACGCCGCCTGGCCGTGGCGAGCGCCTCCCTGGCGGCGTGGTGTTCCGTCTCCGCGACTGCGAGCTCCCGCGCCGCCGTCCGGTGGGCCGTCTCCACGTCGCCTTCGTCCGCGTCGAGCGAACGGTGCGCAGCGACCTCGCCGCTCGCTCGCGCCACCCGCTCCCGGAGCGCCGTCACGTCTGCCTCCGTCTCGGCGACGCGTCTGCGCGCCGACGCCAGGTCGACGTCCGGAACGTCGAGTGACTGGAGTGCGTCCTCGGTCTCGAGAATCGCGTCGTCGTGTTCGCTGCGAGTGCCACGCGACCGCGCCGCCGCCGCGAGCGCGGCCACCGGGGACACCGTGGCGTCACAGTGGAGGAAGCCGACACGCTCGTGAAGGGAGCGGGGTCGCGCGCACCGAACGCGGTCGTCGTCCGGGTCGCGTACAGCCGCGAGCACCTCGTTCGCGTCGACGTCGGCGTCTCGGAGGTCGACCGCCGGACCCTGTTCTGTGATTCCGTCGAACGCCACCCTCATAGCTCCGCGTCAGTCATCGACTCCGGACTCGGATGGTCGGTGCCCGTCGCGAACTTCGTGTACGGCGTGCTCGCACACTCCCGAGACCCGTAGGCCGCTGCCGCGTCCCGCACGCGCTCGGGGACGTCCGCGAACTCGTTCAACGGGACAGTTCGCTCGACCTGCACGTCGCCAGCGTGTTTCTCCCGCAAACGCAGTGCCTGGAACGCGCCGAACTCCGTCGCCTCCAGCAGCGCGGCGCGCCCGAACCGGCGCACGACGCAGTCCCCGTGGGTCTGACAGACGTTCCGCAGGCTCTGGCGTGCGGCCTGCGAGTACGTGACGACGAGCAGCACTACCTGCGCGTATCCCCGCAGCTAAAAATTACTTTCGGAGATGTGAATCAATCAGCGCGTTCGACGTCGAACTCCGGGACGGCACCCTCGAATCGCTCGGCAACCCGCTCGTGGGCCGCCTCGGCGTTCGGCGCGGCGACCACCACGCCCTCGACCGCGGGGTCGCCCGTCGCGCGGAACGCCGCCGCACTCTCGTCCTCGAACTCCGTCGCATACGTTCGTAGCACCCCCAGCACGCGGTCCTCGACGTCCCCCAGCGCGGCGTCGCCCTCCTCGAAATCCGCGAGTGCGTCCTCCACGTTCCGGAGGGCTGAGATACGGTCCATCAGATACCACGCAGGTGATCCTTGTTCGGCTGGTAGAGCTCTCCCTTCTCCTTGAGCTTCTCGATCTGGTGTTCGGCCTTCTCCGCGTCCATGCCGATCTCTTCGGCGCGGTCGAGGACCTCGTCGATCGGTGCGCCCTCGTCGTACTCCTCTTCGATCTCCTCTATGAGCGCTTTGACGTTCTTCACGCGGTCGCGCTGGGTCTTCGAGCGCCCCGTCTCGACGACGTCGGCGTCGAACTCACCGGTCTCCGGGTCGACGCCGATGTCCTGCAGACACGAGCGCACGATACCGATAACGCGCTCTGCGTCGTCTATCTCGACCGTGTCGGAGAGCCGCAGGCGCGCCGACGCTTCCGCGAGACGCACCAGTGCTTCGAGTTTCCGGGCCGTGACGGGGACAGGCGCGTCCTCGTCTTGGCCGCGGGAGCGCAAGTCGACGTAGAACTCCTCGATGGCCGACTTCGCCTCGTCGGTCATCGTCGGGTAACACGACCGCCGGGCGTACGCGATGTACTTCCGGAGTAGCGGCGCGTCGATGGCTGGCGCGACCGCCTCCGTCTGGCTCTCTATCTCCTCGTCGGAGTGATTCGCGTTCGCCAGGCGATTGTTCTGGGTTTGGAGTTCGCCCGCGTAGTTCGTCTGGATGATGTGCTGGGCGAGCCGCGAGTCCTCCTCTTCGTCGGGTTCGTCCGTCACCGTGAAGATGAGGTCGAACCGCGAGATGAGCGCGGGTTCGAGGTCGATCTGCTCGCCGATTGGCTCGTACTGGTCGAAGCGCCCGTACTTCGGGTTCGCCGCGCCGAGCAGCGAACACCGCGACTTGAGGGTGGCGTTGATGCCCGCCTTCGACACCGAGATCTTCTGCTGTTCGAGCGCCTCGTGCATCGCCGAGCGGTCCTCTGCGGCCATCTTGTCGAGTTCGTCCACCGCCGCGACGCCCTGGTCCGCGAGCACGAGCGCGCCCGCTTCGAGGGTCCACTGCTGGCCGTCCCCGAAGTCGTCGCGAACTGCTGCCGCCGTGAGACCGGCAGAAGACGAGCCCTTGCCGGAGGTGTAGACGGAGCGCGGTGCGATATTTTGCACGTAGGAAATCATCTGGGAGTTGTGCGAGATGACGCCGTTCGTCAGGTAGTTGTGCGTCCCCTCGATTTCGAGGTCGTACACCCAGTCGTCCTCGGGTTCGACTGGTTCGATGGATTCGATGCGACTCCATTCGATTTCCACGGGTACGTCCGGACTGCACTCGCCGGAACTCTTTGCAACGACCCCACCGTCTGTGCTCAACGATTTCTCAGTGCTAACGGTGTCAGGTGCGACCGCGATAGGTTGCCCCTCACTGAGTTCGTCGGCGCGAACTGCCTCGTGGCCGAGCGCACCGGGTACGAACAGTGGATGACTCGGCGTCACCGTCACCTCACGACCGCTTGCCGTCCGCACCTCGTACATCTTATCGGGTGCTTCTCGCTTCCAGACCTTCGTCGCGCGCCGCTGCGTAAGTGTACCGTCTGGCGCGAGTGACGGCACTTTCAGGTCGGCCTCGTCCCAGACGCCGTCGTCGATTGGCTGTGGGTCATCGAGATTCGATTCGACGAGGTCCCGGATTTCGTGCTGGGTCCCGTTCGCGAGTGTGACCGTCGTGTTCCCGCGAACGCACTTCCCCGTACCGGGGTCCCCGATGAGGAGCATGTGGAGGTCGCCGCGGATGCGGGACTCGTCGGGGAGTTTCTTCGTGACGCCGGAGAACAACTGCAGCATCATCGCGAGTTTCGCCTCCCGGTGGCCGTAGATGGCGGGCGCCATCGAGTCCACCATCTGCTCGTAGATGTCCTCGCGCTCGGAGATCTCCACGATCTGCTCCTTGTCCTCCTCCGTGATGTCCATCTCCTCGAACTCCTCGTCCTCGATGACGATGGAATCACCCTCCATGTAGAGGTCGAAGACGGGGGACTCGTTGGTCCCCTCGCTCTGGTCGAGACGGAGCACGCCCGTACCGGTGACGTGGTCGCCCGCCGTCACCTCGCCGGTGATGTCATCCTCGATGTGAACGTCGATGCTCTGTGGGGTCTCCCCGCCCGCCAGTCCCTCGGGGGACTCCTGAATGCGAAGCTTCTGGGCGTCCACGAACTCCGAGCGCTCGGGGTCGAGTTTGAACGGCCCCTGGCGCTCGCAGGACTCGCACTGGTATGGCTCCTGGAACCCCGCGTCGCCCTGTGGCACCTCGGTCTCGGCGCCACAGCGCTGGCAGACGAACACCGCGCGCTCGATCTTCGGCTTGACGTCGGTCGCCTTCCGCACCATCCCCTTGACGCTGATGAGCGTGTTCAGGTGTTCAGCGCGGATGTCCCGGATTTCGGTGTGCTCCTCGAGGCCGTGCAGGCGGACGTGGGCTTGACCGAGGCTGACGTCCACCGGGAGGTCGTACAGCCTGAGGGCCTCCTCGGCGGCCTCCGTGAGCTGGTCCGGGTGGTTGATGAAGTCGTCGGCCAGATCCGGGTCCATCTGGTAGAGGTCCCGCCAGTCCAACTCGAGAGACTTGGACTCCCGCGGGTACTCGCGGGCGAGTTCCCCGATGTCGTCGCTGTAGTACCGGCGGAAGAACTCCTCGAACCTGTCCACGAGTTCCTGGTTTGCGGCCTGCGCCATTCTGTCCTGAGTAGGTTACGCCCTCTCGCCTATGAAGGTTCGCAAACCCCATCGAAAGTAGAAGAACTGGCCACCAGCTGAGAACGTCCGTTCTGCGGTGTGCTCGAATTCGCCACCAGTCAGTGGAGAGCGGGACGAGTGGCAGGACCGCTCATCGGAGCGCCCGGCCGTCTCCTACGACGCGGTCGTCCGCCCACGAATCAGCGTCGTACACCGTCACGGTGCCCTGGCCACTGACCCGAATCTGGTACCCGTCCGTGTAGAACCGCAGTTGCCACTGGCTGTCGTTGCGCGCAGTCAGTTTCTCGAGGACATCTGGGTCGATGTAGTCGTGTAACGGAGTGTCCACGTCCATCGGATCGCTTCCTTCGAGTTCCGAGAGCTGCTCGACGACCGCGACCAACACGGGGTTCGGCCCGGAGTAGTTGGTCCACGTTCCCTCCGCGAGAACGCGGTCGTGTCCCTCGTACGGCCGAACGCGCTCCTGTCGAGCGGTGGAACTGCCGAGCAGCACTCCGGCGCCGAGGCCGACGCTCAGGACGGTGAGCAGTTGGTCGCTCACGGAGACGAACGACGCCCCGCGGCGGACCGAACTCAGCGCCCACCAGCCACCGACGACCGACGCGATAACTACCCCCAACCACCCGAATCGACCGATCTGTTCGATCTGCGTGGTCTCGTACCCTCGCTCCCGCAGTTGAAACGTGAAGGCGCCGACCACAAGAGAGAGGACGAACGGAACGATGATACTCGGAACGTCCGACAGTCCCGGCGCGTAACTGAACGGAAGGTACGCGAGTGACGCGACTGCAAGCCCAGTGGTGAGCACCGGGAGAGTGTGCTCGCTCCACCATAACCGCGAGCATCGGTGCATGTCCCGACGTCTACGGCCGTGTACATAACGTTCTGCACCTGTTTCGCGCGAATCGGCTATGAATCGAACCCGCCGCGCTCGGTACGGACGCCGAGTGAATCACCGGTAACGTGTCCCGGCCTGTCTGGTAAGTAGGGAAGTATTTACATATTCGACCTGTTTTGGCTGCTGCATGTCTATCGCCCAGTTCGGTGTGTTCCCGTTCGCGGAGGAGATCGTTCTCCTCGTCTTCGGCGCGGCCGCGTTCGTCCTCGCGCGCCGGCAATTCGACTCGCCAACCGACCTCCTCCAGCACGCCGCCGGCGCCGCCGCAGGCAGCGTCTTCGTCGCCTACGGACTCCGCGAGTTCCTCCGCGCGACCGGGGGCGGCTACTACTGCTGTAACCACCTGTTCTACCAGGTGTTCGGCGTCGTGATGACGGTACTCGGCTGGGCGATTCTACTGGTGAGTGTCGTCGGCCCGGTTCGGCGGCGATTCGGCGGTGGTGGTGCGTCCGCGGACTCCAACCTGACTGACGGGTAGGAAGCGTGTGACGGACGCTTTCGACTGTAAACTCTCGGAGCGCATTCGACCGGAGATGAGACTACAGAATGTCGCTGAGTCGTAGCTCTACGGAGCAGAGCCGTCTCGGAGACGAAGAACACCAACCACACGGCGGAACTGTTCGCAGACGGGTTCAAGCGGGAGACTCACACCCAAACTGGAAATACAGTTCCCCATGAGGACCCAAGGTGAGCGTTAGTGCGCTGGTGGTACCACCATCACAACCACCCTCGTTGACCACCGTTGGCCACTGTTCGATCTGGTGAAGGCCGTTCACGCGCACCTCGACCGTTTGTGGACTCCCCTCGAACGTGAAGGTGTCAGTCTTACTCGCAGGGATCTCCAGTGGCTTCTGAACAAGTGGAGTATCATCTCTCCCCGAAACGACGATGTCGAACACTGCTCGCTCACCCTGATTGATGACAGTCATATCGTGACGAGGGACTCGAGAGCCATCAGGCCCAGGTAGAATCTCTGTACACCCCGAGAAGACCGGTACTGTCGCAGCCAGCGCTGCCGACAACAGGCCACGGCGGGAATGTTGATTCACTACGAGACGGTTCTCTTCAAGACGACTTAATGTTGTACGCCCGGAGAGGATGTTCGCCGAGTTAGCCCAGCAGAGAAGTGCGACCGCCGAGAGACGAGCGTCTCTCGTGCTCCCATTTTCGCGTCGCGAAAAGTGGGACCGCCCGAATTTGAATCGGGGTCACAGCGTCCCAAACGCTGAAGGATACCAAGCTACCCTACGGTCCCGCAGACACACGTACCCCGGCGTTCGGCGTAAGGGTTTCGTTCCGCTCGGCCCACCGCGAAGCGTTCACAGTCGCCCTGGCAGTGACGCTGGCCGCCACAACGCCTTTCGAGGCGGGCGACGACCACGCAGTATGGCGACTGGATTCGAAATCGGAATCCTGGCCGTCGTGCTCGTCGCGCTGTTCGGCGCGTACGCCGTGATTCGCGCCATCAAACCGTTCATCGTGAACGCCGTGCTCGGCCTCCTGGTCATCCTGCTCGCGCAGTACCTCGGCGCCGAGGTGGCGGTGACGCCGCTCGCGTTGCTGGTGGTCGCGGTCGGCGGGATTCCCGGCGCGATACTCGTCATCCTGCTCGCGTACGCCGGCGTCGCGTTCCTGCCGGCGCTCCTGCTGGTGTGAGAACAGCGCGGCGCGCTTCGCCACTCGCCTCTTCCGAGCGGCTTCGCTGTTCACGGCTCGCTTCGCTCGCCGCTCACTACTTCGTGGTTCTCACTCGCTACAGTCGCTCGCGGTTCTCTACGTTCACCGCTCGCAATAACGTGGTTCTCGCTCCCTGCGGTCGCTCCGAACCACGCTACTCCTCTTCCCCACGCAACTCGAGTTCCGCGACGACGTCGTAGGGGTCCGCGCCCTTCCGGACGCCGTCGAGAATCTGGAAGGCAGCGCCGGGTTCGAGGAAGTGCGTGGTGACGGCGCGCCCGAGCGGCGTCGGCTGGAAGCCGTCGATGAACTCGTACTCGATGAGTTTGCTGAGCGCCGGCTTCGTCGGCACGTCGCCGATCATGCGGTCGTTCAGTCGCTTGGCGGCTTTCCCACCGACGGTGACGTTCGCGAGCGTCTCCTCGATGGCCGCCGTCTCGTCGTAGTGCGTGACGACGTCCTCCATCTCGCCCTTGAGGAGTTTGAACGCGGCCTCGTCCTCGCTCCCCTCCATGGAACCGTGGTACGCGGCGTCCGGTTCGACGAGCAAGTAGACCTTGCCCTTGTCGTGGTAGTCCGGGCGGCCTGCGCGTCCGAGCATCTGCTCGAACTCCTGGACGGAGAGCCACTCGATGCCCATCGCGAGCGAGTCGAAGATGACCTGATTCGCGGGGAAGTCGACGCCCGCCGCGAGCGCCGCGGTGGTCACGACCGCCGCGATGTCCTGATTTCCGAATTTCCGCTCGACGGACTTGCGCTCGCCGTAGTCGAGGCCCGCGTGGTAGGCCGCCGACGGGTAGTCGAGTTTTCTGGATATCTCGTGGCAGCGCCGCCGCGAGTTCGTGAAGATGATGGTCTGTCCCTGGTACCCCATCGAGGACTCCTGGTCGAACTCCCGCCTGACGAGTTTGTTCTCGATGTCGGGTTTCTCCTGGCCGTCCGCGAACGTGACGTGGCGCTCGATGGGCACCGGGCGCTCCTCGAACTCCACGAGTTTCGCGTCGAGGCCGCGCGCCAGTTCTCCTGGATTGCCGACCGTCGCCGAGAGGTACACCCACTGCGCGCCCGTGTAGTCCTGCTTGCGTTCCGCCTGGGATTCGCAGTAATGTTTGAGCCGCGAGATGAGGCCGTCGAGGCGGTGGCCGCGCTCGTCTTCCTTGAGCGTGTGCACTTCGTCGATGACGACTGTCCCGATTTCGCCGAGGTCCTTCCCCGTGCGGAGCGCGTGGTCGATGCCCTCGTAGGTGCCGACGACGATGTCCGCCGTCGGGTCGAAGGCGTGGCCGTCGTCCCGGATGCGGGAGGAGCCGACG encodes:
- a CDS encoding pro-sigmaK processing inhibitor BofA family protein; its protein translation is MATGFEIGILAVVLVALFGAYAVIRAIKPFIVNAVLGLLVILLAQYLGAEVAVTPLALLVVAVGGIPGAILVILLAYAGVAFLPALLLV
- a CDS encoding ParA family protein, with translation MDTRTAAFVGVAGGAGATRLAVETAAVLARDGASVGVLDAAFATQGLSQYVAGRIDADATELFADETVDPADARYDLVSDTADDRASDTAGELAAYPAFAPFAALAEAKTPTAAERLGDRLTDLADAHDYVVVDTPPVASNQAVAAVTSAGRVAAVLPAGDRGVDSLQRARGRLADVGSGGESDSSTRQTESDGGFDLAIANRTSESIPDADLAVPEHAETGVPTAPVALDGDGAFTASVASLAESVFDTTVDVDIADESLLEEARRKLP
- a CDS encoding transcription initiation factor IIB: MSQSATCPECQGDVHRRNTESVCANCGLVVDEDRIDRGPEWRTFEGDDRNPERTGAPLTRSRHDRGLSTKIGRSTRLKGRKRRQFARMRRQHKRASIPSKADRNQVYGFTDIRRLVGALSLPRSVRDQACALFDSAQSEGLLPGRSIEGFSAAAVYAVCRTNGVSRTLDEVEEVARADESEIQAAYDAMNRELGLPTGPIDPREYLPRYATELDLGNDVERAARGFADTAEERNLVSGRNPSGVAAACLYAAAQEHGVGLTQADAADVADVTAVTLRSNYYDLQD
- a CDS encoding HIT family protein, with the translated sequence MSEDCIFCSIVDGEIPARVVHEGEEAIAFLDANPLAPGHTLVIPKTHNERLADMDEDTANAVFQTLYDLVDVVERGVDADGANVGFNDGEAAGQEVPHVHGHIIPRFEGDGGYPLHAVAGESPDLSEDELDEIASDIESRAND
- a CDS encoding ATP-binding protein, whose amino-acid sequence is MAQAANQELVDRFEEFFRRYYSDDIGELAREYPRESKSLELDWRDLYQMDPDLADDFINHPDQLTEAAEEALRLYDLPVDVSLGQAHVRLHGLEEHTEIRDIRAEHLNTLISVKGMVRKATDVKPKIERAVFVCQRCGAETEVPQGDAGFQEPYQCESCERQGPFKLDPERSEFVDAQKLRIQESPEGLAGGETPQSIDVHIEDDITGEVTAGDHVTGTGVLRLDQSEGTNESPVFDLYMEGDSIVIEDEEFEEMDITEEDKEQIVEISEREDIYEQMVDSMAPAIYGHREAKLAMMLQLFSGVTKKLPDESRIRGDLHMLLIGDPGTGKCVRGNTTVTLANGTQHEIRDLVESNLDDPQPIDDGVWDEADLKVPSLAPDGTLTQRRATKVWKREAPDKMYEVRTASGREVTVTPSHPLFVPGALGHEAVRADELSEGQPIAVAPDTVSTEKSLSTDGGVVAKSSGECSPDVPVEIEWSRIESIEPVEPEDDWVYDLEIEGTHNYLTNGVISHNSQMISYVQNIAPRSVYTSGKGSSSAGLTAAAVRDDFGDGQQWTLEAGALVLADQGVAAVDELDKMAAEDRSAMHEALEQQKISVSKAGINATLKSRCSLLGAANPKYGRFDQYEPIGEQIDLEPALISRFDLIFTVTDEPDEEEDSRLAQHIIQTNYAGELQTQNNRLANANHSDEEIESQTEAVAPAIDAPLLRKYIAYARRSCYPTMTDEAKSAIEEFYVDLRSRGQDEDAPVPVTARKLEALVRLAEASARLRLSDTVEIDDAERVIGIVRSCLQDIGVDPETGEFDADVVETGRSKTQRDRVKNVKALIEEIEEEYDEGAPIDEVLDRAEEIGMDAEKAEHQIEKLKEKGELYQPNKDHLRGI
- a CDS encoding HalOD1 output domain-containing protein, producing MHRCSRLWWSEHTLPVLTTGLAVASLAYLPFSYAPGLSDVPSIIVPFVLSLVVGAFTFQLRERGYETTQIEQIGRFGWLGVVIASVVGGWWALSSVRRGASFVSVSDQLLTVLSVGLGAGVLLGSSTARQERVRPYEGHDRVLAEGTWTNYSGPNPVLVAVVEQLSELEGSDPMDVDTPLHDYIDPDVLEKLTARNDSQWQLRFYTDGYQIRVSGQGTVTVYDADSWADDRVVGDGRALR
- a CDS encoding MinD/ParA family ATP-binding protein, with amino-acid sequence MILAVCGGKGGVGKTTTALNLAAELGAVLVDADLGMADVPAGRGPDLHDVLAGRATAVEAVQDEGYEGPSGVRRLPCGRTLAGAREGDPRELVGVLERVDEEYGDAVVDCPAGLRADVGLPLLAADASVLVTTPDRAAIADALRARSLAVELDAGLAAVAYNRARGSSERVAETLGAPVVAIPADERVDAALASGRPVRTVAPESKAARGYASLAERVRVCEE